Proteins encoded by one window of Aphidius gifuensis isolate YNYX2018 linkage group LG2, ASM1490517v1, whole genome shotgun sequence:
- the LOC122849717 gene encoding venom acid phosphatase Acph-1-like isoform X2 produces MRHGERAPVDTYPKDPNINGTMEPNGWGQLTNKGKENISKQGANLRQRYNKFLGDTYSPDVYWLQTSSADRTKMTGSTLSSTLWPPSDKQRFNWQLNWQPVVSNYWTRQNDNLLIIWNACPKLTQERMKLETSDDLKIKNEENKKLYSELTKLTGKNISSPADVGDVYGTLKSEDAMGIELPEWTKNYYPDKLTGLSADSLEMNVGNDILKRLAGGPFIKKAVVKMQAKASGNLKPEKRKMFAYIAHDSTIVNVLVAMGVWDGQVPDFSAMIIIELHEVNGNWNVQVFERKSVDKPIKSLIIPGCERECPLNKFAELMKPVMPDNYSAECKVSDPHYDIPAAPPA; encoded by the exons atgAGACACGGAGAAAGAGCACCAGTTGATACATATCCAAAGGATCCAAATATCAATGGTACCATGGAACCAAATGGATGGGGACAATTAACAAac aaaggaaaagaaaatatatcaaaacaaGGAGCTAATCTTCGACAACGTTACAACAAATTTCTCGGTGATACTTATAGTCCAGATGTATATTGGCTTCAAACAAGTTCAGCAGATAGAACCAAAATGACAGGAAGCACATTAAGCTCAACACTTTGGCCACCAAGTGATAAACAAAGATTTAATTGGCAATTAAATTGGCAACCAGTTGTTTCTAATTACTGGACAAGACAAAatgataat cttttGATAATATGGAATGCTTGTCCAAAATTAACACAAGAAAGAATGAAGCTTGAAACATCAGATgatcttaaaattaaaaatgaagaaaataaaaaattatactcaGAATTGACTAAATTAacaggaaaaaatatatcatcaccTGCTGATGTTGGTGATGTTTATGGAACATTAAAATCTGAg gaTGCAATGGGAATAGAATTACCAGAAtggacaaaaaattattatccagATAAATTAACTGGTCTATCAGCTGATAGTCTTGAAATGAATGTTggtaatgatattttaaaaagactAGCTGGTGGtccatttataaaaaaagctgTTGTAAAAATGCAAGCTAAAGCAAGTGGTAATTTAAAGCCAGAAAAACGTAAAATGTTTGCATATATTGCTCATGACAGTACGATTGTCAATGTTCTTGTTGCCATGGGAGTTTGGGATGGTCAAGTACCAGATTTTAGTGCAATGATTATCATTGAATTACATGAAGTCAATGGAAATTGGAATGTTCAA GTCTTTGAAAGAAAATCAGTTGATAAACCTATCAAGTCACTCATCATTCCTGGATGTGAACGTGAAtgtccattaaataaatttgctgAACTTATGAAGCCAGTTATGCCTGATAATTATTCTGCAGAATGTAAAGTCTCTGATCCACATTATGATATTCCTGCTGCTCCACCAGcataa
- the LOC122849717 gene encoding venom acid phosphatase Acph-1-like isoform X1, which translates to MTRFRTLCTSLVVISLSGASIAAAWKRDSKEEMESDAVNQDTLRQVTILMRHGERAPVDTYPKDPNINGTMEPNGWGQLTNKGKENISKQGANLRQRYNKFLGDTYSPDVYWLQTSSADRTKMTGSTLSSTLWPPSDKQRFNWQLNWQPVVSNYWTRQNDNLLIIWNACPKLTQERMKLETSDDLKIKNEENKKLYSELTKLTGKNISSPADVGDVYGTLKSEDAMGIELPEWTKNYYPDKLTGLSADSLEMNVGNDILKRLAGGPFIKKAVVKMQAKASGNLKPEKRKMFAYIAHDSTIVNVLVAMGVWDGQVPDFSAMIIIELHEVNGNWNVQVFERKSVDKPIKSLIIPGCERECPLNKFAELMKPVMPDNYSAECKVSDPHYDIPAAPPA; encoded by the exons ATGACGAGATTTAGGACACTATGTACCAGCCTTGTGGTCATCAGTCTTagtg gtgCATCAATTGCTGCTGCATGGAAAAGGGATTCTAAAGAAGAAATGGAAAGTGATGCTGTTAATCAGGATACATTACGACAAGTTACAATt ttaatgAGACACGGAGAAAGAGCACCAGTTGATACATATCCAAAGGATCCAAATATCAATGGTACCATGGAACCAAATGGATGGGGACAATTAACAAac aaaggaaaagaaaatatatcaaaacaaGGAGCTAATCTTCGACAACGTTACAACAAATTTCTCGGTGATACTTATAGTCCAGATGTATATTGGCTTCAAACAAGTTCAGCAGATAGAACCAAAATGACAGGAAGCACATTAAGCTCAACACTTTGGCCACCAAGTGATAAACAAAGATTTAATTGGCAATTAAATTGGCAACCAGTTGTTTCTAATTACTGGACAAGACAAAatgataat cttttGATAATATGGAATGCTTGTCCAAAATTAACACAAGAAAGAATGAAGCTTGAAACATCAGATgatcttaaaattaaaaatgaagaaaataaaaaattatactcaGAATTGACTAAATTAacaggaaaaaatatatcatcaccTGCTGATGTTGGTGATGTTTATGGAACATTAAAATCTGAg gaTGCAATGGGAATAGAATTACCAGAAtggacaaaaaattattatccagATAAATTAACTGGTCTATCAGCTGATAGTCTTGAAATGAATGTTggtaatgatattttaaaaagactAGCTGGTGGtccatttataaaaaaagctgTTGTAAAAATGCAAGCTAAAGCAAGTGGTAATTTAAAGCCAGAAAAACGTAAAATGTTTGCATATATTGCTCATGACAGTACGATTGTCAATGTTCTTGTTGCCATGGGAGTTTGGGATGGTCAAGTACCAGATTTTAGTGCAATGATTATCATTGAATTACATGAAGTCAATGGAAATTGGAATGTTCAA GTCTTTGAAAGAAAATCAGTTGATAAACCTATCAAGTCACTCATCATTCCTGGATGTGAACGTGAAtgtccattaaataaatttgctgAACTTATGAAGCCAGTTATGCCTGATAATTATTCTGCAGAATGTAAAGTCTCTGATCCACATTATGATATTCCTGCTGCTCCACCAGcataa
- the LOC122849718 gene encoding molybdate-anion transporter-like: MKNISMIETNHEKSYKNLQRKFLIVYLLASFVDWLQGPYLYRVYMTYNYTKTDISFFYIIGFLSSGIFGIIIGIIADKFGRKKLCLVYFISTTITCLSMTSKNYKIHLIGRLFGGVSSAILYSTFESWYIGQHINEQLDKSLIGLTFTKSTFYNGVNAIIAGLISSLISDNFSYGPTAPFLLSIPISIITLLICYTSWNESIIVISKINLFHGLKVILFSKKKKLLISLLIIQTIFETVMYIFIFIWTPIVEPIKPSYGIIFGGFMTSIALGSYCHSLIEKKLKLTREIILCFSIIMAFLSIGISTIGIYLQNSYSSFGTYLTLASFFLFEFTVGFYYPSICFIRGIIVPENCRASVVNWLRLPTNIFICIILLFIKTNSPDNCLIFFSSTVALGVTALFTLNFTKEFSNYQKYCQLNNSIEKI, encoded by the exons atg aaaaatatatcaatgatTGAGACAAATCATGAAAAATCATACAAAAATCTTCAAAGAAAATTTCTAATTGTCTACCTCCTGGCAAGTTTTGTTGATTGGCTTCAAGGACCATATTTATATCGAGTCTACATGACctataattatacaaaaacagatatatcatttttttatattattggaTTTCTAAGTAGCGGAATATTTGGAATAATAATTGGAATAATTGCTGATAAAtttggtagaaaaaaattgtgccttgtttattttatatcaacaacaataacatgtttatcaatgacatcaaaaaattataaaattcatttaattggTAGATTATTTGGTGGAGTATCAAGTGCAATTCTATATTCAACATTTGAATCATGGTATATTGGTCAACACATCAATGAACAgcttgataaatcattgattGGTTTAACATTTACAAAGTCAACATTTTACAATGGTGTTAATGCAATAATAGCtggtttaatatcatcattgaTATCAGATAATTTTAGCTATGGTCCAACAGCACCATTTTTACTATCAATACCAATATCAATcattacattattaatatgttATACCAGTTGGAATGAAAGTATAATTGtcatatcaaaaattaatctatTTCATGGATTaaaagttatattattttctaaaaagaaaaaattattaattagtttgttaattattcaaacaatatttgaaactgttatgtatatatttatatttatttggacACCAATTGTCGAGCCAATTAAACCAAGTTATGGTATTATTTTTGGTGGTTTTATGACGTCAATTGCACTTGGAAGTTATTGTCATtctttgatagaaaaaaaattaaaactaacaCGTGAAATTATTCTGTGTTTTAGTATTATCATGGCATTTTTAAGTATTGGAATTTCAAcaattggtatttatttacaaaatagttATAGCTCATTTGGTACTTATTTAACACTtgcatcattttttctatttgaatttactgttggtttttattatccatcaatttgttttatcaGAGGAATAATTGTACCTGAAAATTGTCGTGCAAGTGTTGTCAATTGGTTGAGACTtccaacaaatatatttatttgtataatattattatttatcaaaactaATTCACctgataattgtttaatatttttttcaagtactgTTGCACTTGGTGTAACAGCATTATTTACACTCAACTTCACCaaagaattttcaaattatcaaaagtattgtcaattaaataatagcatagaaaaaatataa
- the LOC122850646 gene encoding glutathione hydrolase-like, producing the protein MENDDCYKLCDSKKEISEDYETSEASEDCPLTPNKKCRYKKCIWKYRVAGCILTFITIIIVIFLIYLLSKALFKKSHNINDDDDGPHGAVAADNEICSKIGVEKIQQGGNAIDAAVASMICMCVVAPEKSGFGGGGIAMVYRRNGDNPLVIDFATNTITGFFETAKIRIPSVLRGLEYLHSMKGKLPWSSVVKPGANLAKNNFHFTENVNEKHGKLNKRLINNHDLNMKSLGETLDSISQHGTNILYNGTLSKKLLHDKKCPHLLNQLASYMPKKISSKKINFYDYSIFSPEHSTIFQSTLMDTSKLSKNKVDTIAKITVNLIDNLAYKNGNSCIEKEIYTSVVAADSDGNFVSIITGMSVAPGLEHMSGVGFHLDTIKTHNNLKLLTPIIFTKEKTTTGVLGVDDPILATEILTNMIIEKLNLSSSIEHQRYYRTSKGIKLEPQTTNQQLNYPKNIKTLIEIYTSIDKNIYKSVNGIVQHHQSLTSHSDSRGGGIAYRFK; encoded by the exons atggaGAATGATGATTGCTATAAATTATGtgattcaaaaaaagaaataagtgAAGATTATGAAACATCAGAAGCATCAGAAGATTGTCCATTAacaccaaataaaaaatgtcgatataaaaaatgcatttgGAAATATCGTGTTGCTGGATGTATACTGacatttataacaataataatagttatatttttgatatatttattatcaaaagcgttatttaaaaaaagccataatataaatgatgatgatgatggaccACATGGTGCTGTTGCAGCAGATAATGAAATATGTTCAAAAATTggtgttgaaaaaattcaacaaggtGGTAATGCTATTGATGCTGCTGTTGCATCAATGATATGTATGTGTGTTGTTGCTCCAGAAAAAAGTGGATTTGGAGG AGGTGGAATTGCAATGGTTTATCGTCGTAATGGGGACAATCCACTGGTGATAGATTTTGCAACAAACACAATAACTG GTTTTTTTGAAACAGCTAAAATAAGAATACCATCTGTTCTTCGTGGTCTTGAATATTTACATTCTATGAAGGGAAAATTACCTTGGAGTAGTGTCGTTAAACCTGGAGCAAatttagcaaaaaataattttcattttactgAAAATGTCAATGAAAAACATGGAAAACTTAATAAAcgtttgataaataatcatgatttaaatatgaaaagttTAGGAGAAACTCTTGATTCAATTTCTCAACATGGaacaaata ttTTGTATAATGGTacattgtcaaaaaaattactccaCGATAAAAAATGTCCTCATTTACTCAATCAACTTGCATCTTacatgccaaaaaaaatatcaagtaaaaaaattaatttttatgattattcaatattttcccCTGAgcattcaacaatttttcaatCGACTTTAATGGATACCAgtaaattaagtaaaaataaagttgataCAATTGCTAAAATAactgtaaatttaattgataatttggcttataaaaatggtaattcatgtattgaaaaagaaatttatacaTCAGTTGTTGCTGCTGATTCTGATGGTAATTTTGTGTCAATCATAAC TGGAATGAGTGTAGCACCAGGTCTTGAACACATGTCTGGAGTTGGATTTCACCTGGACACCATAAAAACtcataacaatttaaaacttttaacaccaataatatttacaaaagaaaaaacaacaacaggtGTTCTTGGTGTTGATGATCCAATCTTAGCAACTGAAATATTAACAAACATGATCATTGAAAAGCTAAATCTTTCATCGTCAATTGAGCATCAACGTTATTATCGAACGTCAAAAGGAATAAAGCTAGAACCACAAACGacaaatcaacaattaaattatccaaaaaatataaaaactctCATTGAAATTTACAcgtcaattgataaaaatatttataaaagtgtCAATGGAATTGTACAACACCACCAAAGCTTAACAAGTCATTCAGATAGCAGAGGTGGTGGAATAGCTtatagatttaaataa